The Nitrospinaceae bacterium genome window below encodes:
- the gmhA gene encoding phosphoheptose isomerase, translating to MERVKNFLNASADLKYQVAETLSERILEAARLIQESLKSGGKLLLMGNGGSAADAQHIAAELVGRFKKERAAIAAIALTVDTSSLTALGNDYGFETIFARQIEAIARKGDVLVGFSTSGNSENIIRAFKVANELGVTTIALLGNEGGRAKEQVRLAIVVPSEDTARIQEVHITIGHIICEIIEDEL from the coding sequence ATGGAACGAGTAAAAAATTTTTTAAATGCCAGCGCCGATTTAAAATATCAGGTGGCGGAGACCCTGTCGGAAAGAATTCTTGAAGCCGCACGGCTGATTCAAGAGAGTCTTAAAAGCGGCGGCAAACTGCTTCTCATGGGAAACGGCGGCAGTGCGGCGGATGCCCAGCACATCGCAGCCGAATTGGTGGGCCGCTTCAAAAAAGAACGAGCGGCGATTGCCGCCATCGCGCTGACGGTGGACACCTCCTCTCTCACCGCGCTCGGCAACGATTACGGATTCGAAACGATTTTCGCGCGCCAGATCGAAGCGATTGCCCGAAAAGGCGATGTTTTGGTGGGCTTCAGCACCAGCGGCAATTCGGAAAACATCATCCGCGCTTTCAAGGTAGCCAACGAACTCGGGGTGACGACCATCGCATTGCTGGGTAACGAAGGGGGCCGCGCCAAGGAGCAAGTGCGCCTGGCCATCGTGGTCCCTTCAGAAGACACCGCCCGCATTCAGGAAGTGCATATCACCATCGGTCACATTATCTGCGAAATCATCGAAGACGAGCTTTAA
- the hldE gene encoding bifunctional protein HldE: MRTKFKYFFDSKERPKVLVMGDLILDEYLWGGVTRISPEAPVPILETKSENLSLGGAANVANNLAALGCEVYLIGAIGQDEKGDRLLELIRERGVNTEGIFRFVHRPTTSKMRIIAHNQQILRIDKEDNRPITEETEKKIIQFTNKVLPKMQGVICSDYQKGVLTEKVIKNLMHRAQNSRKSVIVDPKSADFSLYKGATVLTPNEKEVERSVPIKINSSEDLERAAEYLLTLTRAEALLVTRGKDGMTLYPNKGKPVAIPTVAKEVFDVTGAGDTVVSVFGMAVFVGFNFQEAAWLSNMAGSIVVGKVGTAVVTLNEINEFLQEETFRTSHTVLELEELKKLVSLAKSTGKTVVFTNGCFDLIHGGHIEFLQKAKALGDILVVGLNSDPSVRAIKGDGRPIKTQQERANILSALRYVDYITIFDESTPANLISEIRPDILVKGDDYAIDEVVGREIVEGYGARVELIPIVKGHSTTNTVEQILENHKLD, translated from the coding sequence ATGAGAACCAAATTTAAATATTTCTTCGACAGCAAAGAGCGTCCCAAGGTCCTGGTCATGGGAGACCTCATTCTCGACGAATATCTCTGGGGCGGAGTGACCCGCATCTCTCCCGAAGCCCCGGTTCCCATTCTCGAGACCAAATCCGAAAACCTCTCTTTAGGTGGCGCCGCCAACGTCGCCAACAACCTCGCCGCTTTAGGGTGCGAAGTCTACCTGATAGGCGCCATCGGCCAGGATGAAAAAGGCGACCGCTTGTTGGAGCTGATCCGCGAACGGGGCGTCAACACCGAAGGCATTTTCCGGTTCGTGCACCGCCCGACCACCTCCAAAATGCGGATCATCGCACACAACCAGCAAATCCTGCGTATCGACAAAGAAGACAACCGCCCGATCACCGAAGAGACCGAAAAGAAAATCATTCAGTTCACCAACAAGGTTCTGCCCAAGATGCAAGGCGTCATCTGCTCCGACTACCAAAAAGGAGTGTTGACCGAAAAGGTGATCAAAAATCTGATGCACCGCGCTCAAAATTCCAGAAAAAGCGTCATCGTCGATCCCAAGAGCGCCGATTTTTCTCTTTACAAGGGAGCCACCGTCCTCACCCCCAATGAAAAAGAAGTCGAACGCTCGGTGCCCATAAAAATCAACAGCAGTGAAGATTTAGAGCGCGCCGCCGAATACTTGTTGACTCTGACACGGGCGGAAGCGCTTCTGGTCACCCGCGGCAAGGACGGCATGACCCTTTACCCAAACAAGGGCAAACCGGTAGCCATTCCCACCGTGGCCAAGGAAGTGTTCGACGTCACCGGCGCCGGTGACACCGTGGTCAGCGTTTTCGGAATGGCGGTCTTTGTCGGTTTTAATTTTCAGGAAGCCGCCTGGCTTTCCAACATGGCCGGCAGTATCGTGGTGGGAAAAGTGGGAACCGCTGTCGTCACTCTGAACGAGATCAATGAATTTTTACAGGAAGAGACGTTTCGCACCTCGCACACCGTCCTGGAATTAGAAGAGCTTAAAAAACTGGTCAGCCTCGCCAAGAGCACCGGAAAGACCGTGGTCTTCACCAACGGTTGTTTCGATCTGATTCACGGCGGCCACATCGAATTTCTGCAAAAGGCCAAGGCCCTGGGCGACATCCTCGTGGTCGGGCTCAACAGCGACCCGTCCGTACGCGCGATCAAGGGCGACGGGCGGCCCATCAAAACCCAGCAGGAACGCGCCAACATCCTTTCCGCCTTACGCTACGTCGACTACATCACCATCTTCGATGAAAGCACGCCTGCCAACCTGATCAGCGAAATCCGCCCGGATATTCTCGTGAAGGGCGACGACTACGCCATTGATGAAGTGGTCGGCCGGGAAATCGTCGAAGGTTACGGCGCACGGGTCGAACTCATCCCCATCGTCAAAGGCCACTCGACCACCAACACCGTCGAGCAGATCCTCGAAAACCACAAGCTGGATTGA